A single genomic interval of Haloterrigena salifodinae harbors:
- a CDS encoding undecaprenyl diphosphate synthase family protein, whose translation MGLYEQYLSLRIRRHDGEFPDHIALVITERDLLERDAYGTLTDFFAWAFEYATQVTVYVSVLDAAAVPALRRELETLEAPREVAVRGPDDRTPAEAPIRIGIGLGGKHEFTSAVRTLAEHVEDGQLAPEEIDDERVENHLVFPSEPDLVIKTGAERLSDFMIWQSVYSELYFTDVNWRDFRKRDFLRAVREYCNRSRRFGR comes from the coding sequence GTGGGTCTGTACGAACAGTATCTCAGCCTCCGCATCCGTCGCCACGACGGCGAATTCCCCGATCACATCGCGCTCGTCATCACCGAGCGCGACCTCCTCGAGCGGGACGCTTACGGGACGCTGACGGACTTCTTCGCGTGGGCCTTCGAGTACGCCACCCAGGTGACCGTCTACGTCAGCGTCCTCGACGCCGCGGCGGTACCGGCCCTGCGACGCGAACTCGAGACCCTCGAGGCGCCCCGCGAAGTGGCCGTCCGCGGTCCCGATGATCGGACGCCGGCGGAAGCGCCCATTCGCATCGGAATCGGTCTCGGCGGGAAACACGAGTTCACCAGCGCGGTCCGGACGCTCGCGGAACACGTCGAGGACGGACAACTGGCGCCCGAGGAGATCGACGACGAGCGGGTCGAGAATCACCTCGTGTTCCCCTCCGAGCCCGACCTCGTGATCAAGACCGGCGCCGAGCGGCTCTCGGATTTCATGATCTGGCAGTCGGTCTACTCGGAGCTGTACTTCACGGACGTCAACTGGCGGGACTTCCGCAAGCGGGACTTCCTGCGGGCCGTCCGGGAATATTGTAACCGCTCACGTCGGTTCGGCCGCTAA